The genomic region gggagagggggctgCAGGAGCCTGGGGGGGCTCCGGTGCCATGTCGGGGGAGTTGTCCAGGTCTGGACCGCGTGTGTCCTTGAGTCAGGCTGGACGGCCAGGGCGGGGCGCCCGGCCAGAAGGGGCCCCTCGGCAGGGGCCGGCCCCGGCGTCCGGTCCCGGTGCACGCAGGCCGGCCGGCCGCCCCCACGGCCCGCTACTCGGGCTGCGTCCGGTCACTGGCCACGGACTCGTTGGTGAGGGCGGGCGTGAGGGCCTCGGCCTCGTCCTCGGCGCGGGGCCCCGCGGGCTCGGCCGCCTGCCCCAGTCCGTCCTGCACCTCCAGCCCCCGCTGGATGAGCTGCTCCAGGGTCTTGGGCAGCGGGTGGCGCAGGAAGCGCTTGAGCTTGGGCTGCAGGGTGCTGACCACGTACTGGatgacctcctcctcctcggcGTCCACGTGCAGCGTCTGGTACAGGTCGCGCTTGCGCCACAGGAACTGGTCGAGCGGCTCGCCCTGCTTCTGCGGCAGCTCGAGCTCGCGCTGGATGGCCTCGCGGGACAGCGTGCCCTCGCTGTACTGCAGGAACTCCTTCTTAAACTCCACCCAGTTCCGCACCGAGCCCTGCTTGAACTCCCACCACTTCTTGGCCGGCCCGTTCATGTGGTTCTGGATCTGCGACAGCCAGTACTCCTCGGAGCCGCCCACCTGCCGCAGGTACTCCTCCAGGTGGCTCAGGAACTCCCGCGGGTCCTCGAAGATCTGCGTGTCCACGCCGGGGCTGGGCTGCCCGTCCTCGCCCGGCCCCCACGGCGGGTACTGCTGCGCCTCGGCCGGCTCCTGCCCGGGCAGCTCGCCAGCGGCCGGGGGCGGCGTGATGGCGTAGGGGCTGACCGTGTAGTCGTAGCCGTCGGCTTCCTGGCAGTAGCTCTCGGGACCCCCCACGCCCACCGAGACGGTGTGGCGCGCGGGCTGGCCGCCGCCGGGGTACTTGGCGCCCAGGGACTCCAGGCGGTCGGCCCCAGCGCTCCAGCCGGTAGAACACCTCGCGCCACACGTGCATCTCGCGCTTGACCCAGCGCTCCAGGTTGGCGATGGTCTCCTGGCAGCGGCTCAGGCAGGCCTTGATGGACTTCCTCCAGCGCTGCGACTCGCCCGTGGGCACGTAGCCGTCCAGGTTGCTCTCCAGCTTGCCCACCGAGCGGTGCAGCCCCTTCAGCTCCCGCTCCACCTGCTTGGACACCTCGGCCAGCAGGTGCCGGTGCGTCCGGCGCACGTGCTCCAGCATCTCGGCGCGGCACTTCCCGATCTGCAGGATCACGTTGGGCTTGGCCACCGGCGCGCCCCGCGGCCCCGGGTAGGCGTGGAGGCCGCCGCCCGTCATGCGGTCCAGCTCCATCTGCGCGCAGGGGCTCGCCGCTGCAGCTCGGGGGGACGCGGAGGGCGGCGCGGCTGCGGGCTCTGCTCGGGGCGCTGGGGCGGCGCAGCGGCTGCCCGGGGGAGCACGCGGTGCAGTGCGGCGCGGTGCCCGCGGCGGAGCGGCTGCCGGGAAGACGGCGCGGCGGTGCGGGGGAGGACAGTGCCTGCCGCTCTGCGCCGCGCGCGCCGCCCTTTATGCTGCGGGCGCCGGCCGTGGGCGGCCCTCCCGGAGCCCCGGCTCCCATTGGCGGAGCGCGCGGCCCGCAGCGCCCGCCCGCGCCCCTGCGCAGGCCCCGCCTCCCCCGCGCCCACTCGCGCCCTCCCCGGAGCCGAGGGAGGACCCACCCCCCGCACACGTGGCTCCGCCCGGGCTGACTAATCCGCCGGCCCGCGCCGCCGGCCCGAACAGCCGCGGGGACCCGAGGACCGTCCTGGGGAGGCGACATCGGCCCCCCCTCCGGCTCCACGGGACGGCCTGGGCTAAGGGACGGAGGGCCACCTGCCGCCCGCCCTCCCTGGGACCCAGCGAGACTGGGGCCGCCTCCCTCCCAGCCTCTCCAACGGGGAGGAGCCGGGGCCCTCCTCTCCTGGGTGCTTACCCCCTAACCCCAGGAGACTCGGGAAGTACACCCACCCCCCGCATTTAGCCCCTTACTCACACCCAGAGCGGGGCTGGAgtccacactcacacacactcacacacactcacacacactcacacacacggGGCTCCAGGCGTCTGGGTGCTTTGCCAGTAGTGGCCACAGGCTCCTGCCCGCCCCTGCCTCCCAGTCCCTTGAGCCTGGGACCTGGGCTGTCCCCACCCCTTGAGGGACACAGATCCTGCCTGGGGGTCGGGGGtctgcccagcctctggcacTGGTGTGGGTGTGGCCAGGTGCGACCCGGTGTCACCAGAGGCTGGAGAGGGGTGCCTGGTGACCCTCACCCAGGTCCTTGGTAGAGCCCAAGACTTCTCCACTTAGGGGCTCCCAGGAGTCGGGGTGCTaactggggagggggtgtgggggagaTGGAGGGGCCCTGGGCCCTGGATCTGGCCCAGGATCTGCAGCTGGCACCTGGCCAGGAGCTCTGAGGCTTCCAGGTCGAGGGAGAGGGgcagaagggggaggggggagggggaaggggggagcagggaggagggggggatgggggagggggtggaggggagaagggaaggagggagggggcacCCAGGGCCTGCAGTCAGGAGAGGCTGAGGCTGAGCGAAGGCGAGCGCCATATAAGGAGCTCCGGAAGCTGAGATTCCCCAGGAAGGGGGCCCTGCCGCTGCCCTGGCAACAGGGTGGGGCGCGCCCTTCCTGGGTTACCCCCGCGGGGCCTCCCTGTTACCTGGGCACAGGTAGCTCGCACACCACCACGGCCGCAGCCCAGACCCCCAGGCCCCGTCAGTGACCCCGTCAGCCCCTGCCAAGGCAGCCTCCCCCACACGCCCTGCACACTCAGGACCACAGGCACTCATGCCCCCCACTCGGCCCCACCCCCCTGCACTCATGCCCCCCACTCGGCCCGCCCCGCACTCATGCCCCCCACCTGGGCCCCCACAGACACACTCATCAGTCCTATTACACACTCACACCCCCCACGCACACACTCATGCCCCCCACTCATCCAACCACCCCTTCTCATCACTCGGGGGCACACGGGTCCCACAGGCACTCGGTgccccctccccccggcccccccTTCTCCGCCGGGgagtccccccctcccccggagccaatctgtctcctccttcccctttgGGGCTTCCGCCCCTCGGGGGAACATCTTTCTGGCAAAAGCTCCCAGCAAAATCGCTCTCCTGGCATTTCTAATTAAAGGCGAGTGGGTGGCcgagaaaggagggagggggcacCCCAGAGCGGGAGGGGGTGCCGAGCGAGAGAAGCTGCGAGAAGGGCGCGGACAGGAGCCTTCCCCACTGCGGAATCCCGCGCCTGCCCGCAGCGCGGGGGTGGCGGCTGGGGGGCTCCGCAGCGCGGAGGGGTCTGCGCGGCCCCGTGGGGCGGTGAGATTGTCCCTGTTCCAGGGCACCGCTTGTGGAAAGGTGGCCGGGGTCCCCCGGCGCTCTGGGTGGCGTGCAGGGGGACTGCGGGCGCCCTCACGGGAATGAGCGGGGACCCCCGCCCGCCTCCTAGGGTGTACGAAGCCCCCGTGGCTCCAGGGCTGCGCTCAGGCCCCGGCTGAGGCTGGGCCACCCGTGGTGGCCTCCGGCTGCAGGGCCTGCTGGAGGAGGGGGAGCCCTGGCAGGGCCCCGAGGGCCAGGGAGGGGTGACCAGGCTAAGAGGAGCAGGGGGCGGAGGGATGAGTGAgcagaggaggtggggagggggagaggtgtcACCCTCGCGGGGAACCAGTGCAAGAGGGCGGAGCTTGTCCCCAAGGTGaccagggagggcaggggcttgAGCCAGACCCCTGGGGACAAACCCAcgccccctcccctcacccctgctCCGGTGCCCACGGCCCCCTGCCCCTGATGCCATGTCACCCCCATCCTCACCCTGCTCTGATGCCcacattccccccacccctcagccctgCTCCGGTGCCCAcggcccccgccctgcccctccctcttcGCCACTGGAAGGCAGGACCGAGGTGAGCACTCAAGGcccatgtccaggaagcagagGGGGGGGGGTGTCACACAGCGCCCCTCCCCCTCTCAGGCAGCCTCTGCTGGTGACAGGTGACAGCAGCTGTGGAACACTTAATCGCTGCCCAATTATCGCCCCAGAAGCCCTGGCCAACCCCCGCACTGAAGCCCGGGCTCCTTCTGCCTCCAGAACAGAGGCTGGGGCCCTAACTGCGGCgcgcctcccctcccctccacctccaCGCCCGCCCCTCCCCTGACAGGCAGGGGTGAAGCGCAGGGGGCCCGGCCTCCACCCAGCATCACCGTCAGCACAGGGGTGCAGGTTTGGGGGGCACGTGGGGGGCCTGAGAGTTCCCAGCTCTCAGAGGCAGGCCGGCTGGCTGTTCCGCCGGTCGACAGCTGGAgagcagcctgcctgaggagcgGGCCAGGGGCGCAGTGGGGAGCACAGGGGGGCGCAGGGCTCCCCGGCCGGGTGCTCGGGCCCCGGCCCTCTGCCCCGAGGACTCAGCGCCCCGACCCCACCTTCTGAACTGTGGGGCTAAGGTGCTCCCCACCTTCTGAACTGTGGGGCTAAGGTGCTGCTTTCCAGGTGGGGCCTCCCAAGCCCAGACCCGGGGAGCCCTGGCCGCCCGGCCTGAGTCTCTGCAGCGTCCTGCGCAGCCCCTGGGCTCAGCAAGCCCCCTCCATCCGTCAGTCCTACTGCAGCGCAGCGGCCGAGCCCCGCCCCCTCGGCGCGCACCTCAGTCTCAGGACCCCAGCCtagccccgcccgcccgccgggcCCCGGATGCACTGCGGGTCCTGCCCCTTGAGCCTCCGTCCCTGCTCCAGGCCCCCCAGGCCTCCTTCTGGGGGTGCACGGCTGTGCCCGCCAGGCACGGAGCGGCCCTCTGTTTGGGGCGGTGGAAGtcacctccctccctgctgggCCCCCCAGGCCCGCCCTGCAGCTCTCCAAACGGCCGGGTGCTTccccaggggctgggctgggggccggggctgCCCCTGGCTAAACCTGCTCACCCCCAGAGCCTGCGATCAGCACCCTC from Dasypus novemcinctus isolate mDasNov1 chromosome 14, mDasNov1.1.hap2, whole genome shotgun sequence harbors:
- the ARC gene encoding LOW QUALITY PROTEIN: activity-regulated cytoskeleton-associated protein (The sequence of the model RefSeq protein was modified relative to this genomic sequence to represent the inferred CDS: deleted 1 base in 1 codon); translation: MELDRMTGGGLHAYPGPRGAPVAKPNVILQIGKCRAEMLEHVRRTHRHLLAEVSKQVERELKGLHRSVGKLESNLDGYVPTGESQRWRKSIKACLSRCQETIANLERWVKREMHVWREVFYRLERWADRLESLGAKYPGGGQPARHTVSVGVGGPESYCQEADGYDYTVSPYAITPPPAAGELPGQEPAEAQQYPPWGPGEDGQPSPGVDTQIFEDPREFLSHLEEYLRQVGGSEEYWLSQIQNHMNGPAKKWWEFKQGSVRNWVEFKKEFLQYSEGTLSREAIQRELELPQKQGEPLDQFLWRKRDLYQTLHVDAEEEEVIQYVVSTLQPKLKRFLRHPLPKTLEQLIQRGLEVQDGLGQAAEPAGPRAEDEAEALTPALTNESVASDRTQPE